CCACCTGTACCGCGCGTCGGGCGAAACGCCGCGCGCGGCGAAAGCACTGCTCCAGGCCGCGCGGCTGGCGGCGCCCGAGGAGCGGCCCCCGCTGCTGCTGGAGGCCGCGGGCCTCTGGGAGAAGGCGGGAGAGCACGGCGAGGCGCTGGAGGTGTTCGAGCGCATCGCCACCGAGGCGCCGGACATGCTCGCGCCGTCGGAGCTGGCGGAGCGTTTCGGCCGGCTGGGCGCCTTCGCCCGCGCGCTGGAGGTGGGCTTCGCGCCCGCCATGGCCGCCGGGGAGCTGACGGACGCGCTGGCCATGGCCGCGCAGGCGGGCGACAAGGCGCGCACGCGCGAGGCCCTGTGGGCCCTGGCCGCGATGGCGGACGCGGACCCGGCGCACGCCGCCGCGCTGGCGGACGGCCTGCGCGCCGAGGAGGACGCGGAAGGCCTGCTGGAGCTCGCGGGCCTGTCCGCCGCGCGCGACGCCGCGTTCGCCGTCACGTTGCGAGACGAGGTGCTCCGGACGGCCTCCGCACCGGTGCTGCCGCGCCTGCGCGCGCTGGAAGAGCTGGCGCCCGAGCCTGGCTTCGCGGCCCGGCTCACGCTGTTGCTGCCGAGCCTGGAGCAGCTCCCGGAAGCGCTGGCGGAGGCGGTGCTGGCGCAGGTGCAGGCACAGCCCGCGACGGTGCGCGTGGAAGCGCTCGCCATGGCCGCGGATGGCTGGTCCTCGCGGCGCAAGGCGCTGCTGCGCGAGCGTCACGCATTGGAGCTGGAGCTGGGCCGCTTCGAGGCCTGCGTGCGCACGTTGTCGCAGCTCGTCGAGGCGGAGTCGGACGCGGGCGCGCGCGCCGTCCTGCACCTGGAGCGCGGTGAGCTGCTCCTCAGTCCGCTGGAGCAGCTTCCGGAAGCGCGCGCGGCCTTCGAGCAGGCCCTGGTGGAGGACCCCGCGCAGCTCCACTCGCTGCGGCACCTGCTGTCGTTGGTGGACCTGGTCGACGAGCCCGCCGTCTTCGTGTCGCTGGTGGAGCGCGTGGAGCAGGCGGCCGGCACCGACGCCTCGGACATGTACCGCGAGCGGTTGGCGGACGCCTACGAAGCCCTGGGCATGGTGGGCGACGCCGCTGCGCAGTTGGAGCGCCTGCCGGAGACCGATGACCGCCTGGCCCGCCGTGCGCGGTTGGCGGAGGAGCGGGGCCTCACGGGCGAGGCGCTGCGCCTGCGCGAGCGGCTCACCAACGAGCCCGCGGTGCTGGAGGCCATCCTCCGGGGCTACCTGGACGCGCAGCTCGTGTCCCCGGCGGCCCGGCTCGCCGCGCGCCTCTTCGACGCGGGGGAGCTGTCTTCCGAAGTCACGCGCATGTCGGCCGAGCACCTCTCCGCGGTGCCCGAAGGCGTCGCCCTGGCCGTCCGCATCTGGCCGCACCTGCTCCGTGAGCGGCCGCTGGACGTGGACGGCTGGACGCTCTACGCGGAGGCCTTGAGGGCGCTGAACCGGACCGAGGACTCGCAGCGCGCGGATGGCATTGGCGCGGCGCTGTCGTCCAGCGACGCGGCGGCGCCCCAGTCGTCGGTGTCGGCGCTGCCCTCCCTTCCTTCCGGCTTCGAGCACCCGGTGCCGCCGGGCGCGGTGCCCGTCACGGCGGAGCGCCTGCCCCGGCTCGCCGCCGCGCTGCGGCCCGTCCTGTCCTCCCTGGGCGCGGGCGCGTTGCAGCTCCTGGTGGACCCAGTGGGCGGCGTCGAAGCGTACCTGGCCCGCGGCGATGTGCTGGTGCTGGGCGCCGGCGCGCTGTCCTGCTTCGGCGCCTCCGAGCTGAGCTACCTGTGCGCCCTGGCCGTGGCCCTGGGCGAGGACGGCATCCACCTGGCGCGGCCGGGCCCCGTGAAGGGGTTGGACGCGGCGGCGGTGGTGGCCTTCCGCGCTGTCCCGGCATCCCTGGCGGCGGGGCGCGTCCTGGCGCGGCTCGACGCCGAGGTGCGCGGTGGGGACCCGGCGCAGGTGGATGTAGGCGAGGTGCTTGCCCGGGGGGACACCTTCCGCGCGCTGGCCCTTTGTGTGCTGGACGGCGTGTAGCCGTGTAGCGTTGCCGCGCCATGCACGTGAAGCGTCTTGCTCTCGCCGTCCTCCCCATCGCGGCCGTCGCCGTGGCGATGGCCTGCTATTCCGAGCCGGTGTACCCGGGTGACCAGGTGCTCGGCTCCTTCCGCTTCGAGGCCCGCATCGACCCCGCGCGCACCACGTGCGACGCCTCGGTGCCGGACTTCGCGCAAGTGAACGACGCGGGGGTGTTCCTCTTCGAGGGCACCTTCTCGCGCGACACGGACGCGGGCTCGGGCTTCTTCACCGTGCAGGGGTACTCGCGCGACGCGGGCTACGACGGGCAGGAGGCCACGTCCACGCTGCGGGCCGTCGCGCGCCGCACTTCGTGTGGCACCGGGTGTGAGGACTCGGCCATCGAGGAGACGCTGCGGGTGACGCTCTTCAGCGACAGCCAGGCGCGCTCCCTCAACCGCGACTGCCGCCAGTTCGACGGGGGCATCCCCGACGGCTCGGTGCCGGGGCCCACGGAGAACGGCTACGACGTGTCGCTGGCGTGTGGCTCGCTCACGGACATCTTCCTTCCGGGCACCCGCAACTGCAATTGCCAGCCGTCGACCTGCACGACGGTGTACACCCTCCAGGGAGAGCGGAGGGATTGATGGTGAAGCGCGCGGTGGTGTTGATTTCGGGCGGGCTGGATTCGACGACGTGCCTGGCCATGGCCAAGGCGAAGGGCTTCGAGCCCGTCTGTCTCGCGGTGGCCTACGGCCAGCGGCACGCGGTGGAGCTGGAGCAGGCGAAGAAGGTCTGCGCGGCCATGGGCGTGTCGGACTTCCGGGTGGTGTCCATCGACCTGCGGCAGGTGGGCGGCTCCGCGCTGACGGCGGACATCGAGGTCCCCAAGGACCGGCCCGCGGACGAGATGAGCCACGGCATCCCCGTGACGTACGTGCCCGCGCGCAACGCGCTGTTCCTCTCGCTGGCGTTGGGGCTGGCGGAGGTGGTGGGCAGCACGGACATCTACATCGGCGTCAACGCGGTGGACTACAGCGGCTATCCGGATTGCCGGCCGGAGTTCATCCGCGCCTTCGAGTCCATGGCCAACCTGGCCACCAAGGCGGGCGCGGAGGGCGCGCGCTTCACCGTGCACGCGCCGCTGTCCGGCCTGACGAAGGCGGACATCATCCGCGAGGGCGTGAAGCTGGGCGTGGACTACGGGCTGACGCACTCCTGCTACGACCCGGACGCCCAGGGCCGCGCGTGTGGGCGCTGTGACAGTTGCGTGCTGCGCAAGAAGGGCTTCGAGGACGCCGGCGTGCCGGACCCCACGCGCTACACGGAGTCCGCATGACGCCGCGCGCGCGCTGGGGTGGGGCGGTCGCGCTGATGCTGGCCTCCAGCGCCGCGCTCGCCGAGGACGCCGGGACGCCGAAGGCCGCCTCGCCGCTGGTGGACGCCACCACGGTGGTGGCGGACCTGGTCGTCGACCTGCGCTACGCGACGGAGGACAACTTCCTCAAGCGCAAGGTGTACCCGGACAGCGCGCGGTGCCTGCTGCTGCCCGAGTCCGCGCAGCGGCTGAAGAAGGCCGCGGACGCGCTGCGCGCGAAGGGCTACCGGCTGAAGGTGTACGACTGCTACCGGCCGCGCGCGGTGCAGTGGGAGATGTGGAAGATCATGCCGGTGCCCGGCTACGTGGCCAACCCGCGCACGGGCTCCAACCACAACCGGGGTGGGGCGGTGGACCTCACGCTGACGACGCTGGACGGCCAGGAGGTGGAGATGCCCACCCCCTTCGACACCTTCAGCCCGTCCGCGCACCACGGCTACGCGGGGGGAACCGAGGCCTCCCGCAAGCACCGCGAAATCCTGCGCGAGGCCATGGAAGGCGTGGGCTTCAAGCGCAACCGCATGGAGTGGTGGCACTACGATTTGCCGGACGCGAAGACACGGCCGGTGCTGGACGTGCCGTTTCCTCCCCCATGACATGATGAAACCATGATGAACGGCGGGCCCGCCTGCGGCACGCTGTGAGGACCTCCCAGCAGTGGCCACGGTGCGCGTGGTCCGGGATGGCGCCCACGATGAAGCCCGCCTTCTTCCACGTCCTCTGTGCCCTCTCCCTGCTGGTGGCCGCGCCCGTGCTGGCGTCGGGCGGGCCACCCCAAGGCCTCAGCGCCTTGGGTGTCGTCGTGCGCGCGGGTGCCCGGACGCCCCTCGCGGGAGTGAGCGTCGTCGCCACCTCGCCCGTGCTGGCGGAGCCTCGCACCACGGTGACGAACGCGGAGGGGGCGTATGGGTTCTCGAACCTCGCGGAGGGCGTCTACTCGCTCCGCTTCGAGAAGGAGTCCTTCCAGACCTTCGTTCGAGCGGACCTCACGGTGATGCCCGGCAAGCAGGTCCGCGTGGACGTGGCGCTCTCGCCAGTCACACCCTCCCAGCCGCTCGTCCTGGCGCAGCCCTTGCCTGACGACCGCGAGCGGGCGCCCGCGTGGACGTTGCAGCACCTGCCCGTGCTCGTGCCGGATGGCGCGTGGCAGGCCATCTTCCGCGCCTCGCTGGGCAAGCCGGTCTCCGGCATCGAAACCCGGGGCTTCGGGGTGAACCCCACCATCGACACGGAGGAGTCCCGCGTCTCGGAGTACCCCGTGGCCGCGGACACCAGCACCTACGCGGTGGCGCGCGACTACCTGTCCCGCGACATCCTGCCCGGTGAAGGCGTGGTGCGGACGGAGGCCTTCATCAACAGCTTCGACCTGGGGAGTGAAGGCGAGCCATATGGTCCCTTCCTGCTCCACGTCGAAGGCTTCCCGTCGCCCAGCCGCAAGGGCTACCACGTGGTGCGCGTCACCGTGACGGCCCGCGAGGCCGTTCGCGAGGTGGGCGTCCAACTGGAGTTCAACCGAAAGGCCGTCGCCCGGTACCGGTTGGTGGGCTACGAGTACCTGTCCCCGTCTCCGGAGCCGCTCGGCAGTGGCGAGGAGATGAAGATGTTCCCGTTGGAGGCGGGGCAGTCCATCACCGCCATTCACGAGGTGAAGGTGCAGGGGCCCTCCATCGCGTTCGGGCTGCTCCGGGTTCGCTACGAGCAGGGCACCTCCCGGAGCTGGCGCCGCGTGCAGATGTTGATGCCGTCCAGCACGTTGCGCTCGGAGTACAGCCGCGCCACGGCCTCCACGCGTCTGGCCTACGTGGCCTCCGCGTTCGCGGAGAAGCTGCGGGGCTCCTTCTGGACGCGCACGCTGGACTGGCCCCGCCTGCTGTCCTTGTGGGAGGGCATCGGGGAACCGCTGCGGGGCCGCAAGGACGTGGTGGCGCTGGGCTCGCTCATCCGCAAGGCGCAGGCGCTGGACACCCGCAAGGAGCGCTTCGAGCGGCTCATGCCCTCCGGAAGCTCGGACTTCGACGACGTGCCGTCCCTGGGGAACTGAGCCGCTCCAATGCTCCGCCGGCTCCTGCCTACACTCATCGCGTTGCTGCTGGGCTTCGTCGGGTTGGCCTGGGGCCTGGGCTATCTCCAGCGCATCTTCGCCGCCGAGCGCGACGACGCGCAGAGCTCCCTCGACTCCCGCCGCGAAGCGCTGGAGCAGTACGCCCGTGCCTCGCTGGCCCAGTCGCTGAGGGACCGGTTGGAGTCGGCCCGCGCCGCGTTGGAGACCGCCGCGCAGGATCCGCTCGCTCCGGCCGCGGGCCTCTACCTGCGCGAGCGCGGCACCCAGCTCCTGCCCCGGCTGGCCCTTCACGACACGGCGGACGACACGCCCGCGAAGGAACGTTACGCGGGCCTGCGCGCCGGAACGGAGCGGGCGGACGAGGTGGAAGACCCCTGGGCGGAGCGGCTCGCGTTGATTCGCGAGGTCGACCGGGCGCTGACCCGGGGCGACCGCCGCGCGTCCACCGTGGCGCTCATGGCGCTGCTCCAGCACCGCTCGCAGTACGTCCTCGCCTCCACGCGCGACGTGCCCGGCTTCCTGGTGGTGCTGGAGTCGCTGGCGGAGCGCGGCGACCCCGTGCCGCAGTTGATGCACTCCCTGGTGCGCGACGGGCTGGCGGACGGACGGAGCGGAAGGCTGGATGGGCTCCAGCGCCTGCTGCTGCTGCGCCGCGCGCGCTTCACCCATGCGGACTTCGCCTTCCTGCACGGGCGCATCGTGGCGCTCTCCAAGAAGGTGGGCGTACCGGTGGCTGACTTCGAGGCCCGCGCCGCCGAACTCGCCGCCGAGCCCCTGCCGCTGCCCGAATCCCTTCCGGGGCCCGTGTTGGTGCGCAGCGGGTGGTACCTGGAGCCGCGCGGCGGCCGTCACGTGCGAGGCGTGGCGGTGGACGCGGGCGCGCTGCTCCAATCCCTCACCCAGGAGATGCGGGAGCGCGGGCTGCTCGAATCAGACGGGCAGGTGCGGCTGCTGGCGGACGCGGAGGTGCTGCCCCTGGAGGCGCTGCCGCTGTCCGTGGACACGCCGGAGTGGGCGCGGGCGCAGGGCGCGCTGGAACGGCGCTACCGGTTGAAGACGGGCATGGTGGCGCTGTGCGCGGTGCTGGCGCTGGGCATCGCCGCGCTGGCCTTCGTGGCCCAGCACCGCAAGCTGCGCTTCCTCGAACTCAAGAGCGACTTCGTGGCCACGGTGTCGCACGAGCTGCGCACGCCCCTGGCCTCCATCCGGCTGCTGGCGGAGACGCTGGAGTGGCGTCTGGCGGAGGGCACGGACGCGCGCGACTACCCGTCGCGCATCGTCCGGGAGGCGGACGGGCTGGGCTTCCTGGTGGAGAACCTGCTGTCCTTCAACCGCATCGACAAGGGCCGCTGGGTGCCCAGGCTGGAGCCGGTGCGCCTGGACGAACTGGTGGCCCAGCTTCGCCGCGACCTGGAGTCCTGGTCCAAGGTGCCGGTGGAGTTGGAGGCGGACGTGGGCGAGCGCACCCTGCGCGCGGATGGGCAGCTCCTGCGCCTCTTGCTCTCCAACCTCGCGCGCAACGCCTGTGCCTACAACACGCGCAGCCCGGTGCGCCTGCGGGTGGAGGCCCTGGACGACGGACGGGTGCGCTTCTCCGACAACGGCGTGGGCATTCCCCAGGCGCAGTGGGAGCGCGCCTTCGAGGAGTTCGTGCGCCTCCCCGGGCAGGGCGTCAATGCCCCCGGCAGCGGCCTGGGACTGGCCCTCTGCCGCCGCATCATGCGCGTTCACGGCGGCACCCTTCGGGTGGCCACCTCCAGCCCCGAAGGCACCACCTTCGAGCTTCGTTTCCCCCACACGGTGACGACATGACCTCATCCGTTCCGGCGCTCCTCCTGGTGGAGGACGACGCCAACCTGCGGCTCGCGCTGCGCGACAACCTGGAGAACCAGGGTGGCTACCGGGTGGAGGAAGCCACCTGTGTCCGCGAGGCCCGCGAACACCTGGGCCGCGGTGACTTCCAGCTCATCCTGCTGGACGTGATGCTGCCGGACGGCGACGGCTACACCCTGTGCCGCGCGCTCCGCGAAGAAGGCGTGACGACGCCCGTGCTGATGCTCACCGCGCGCACGCTGGAGGACGACGTGGTGCGCGGCTTCGAGTCCGGCGCGCAGGACTACCTGGGCAAGCCCTACCGGCTGCGCGAGCTGCTGGCGCGGGTGGGCGCGTTGGTTCGCCGCTCGGGCGCGGCGCCCGTGAAGGGCCTGCGCTTCGCGGGCTACCGGTTGGATTTGGACCGCCGCAAGGTGGAGACCCCCGAGGGCACGCCGGTAGAGCTGACACGCAAGGAGTTCGACCTGCTCGCCTTCCTGGTGCGTGAGCGCGAGCGCGTGCTGCGCCGGGATGAAATCCTCGACGCGGTGTGGGGCCGCGACGTCGTCGTGGACCCGCACACGGTGGACAACTTCGTCTCCAGCTTGAAGAAGAAGCTGGGTTGGAACAGCACGTCGCGCTTCGCCATCCAGACGGTGCGCGGCGTCGGCTACCGCATGGAAATCGAAGCGGCCTGACGTCAGCGGAGCGGGTTGCGGCGCAGCCGCTCGGACAAGGCATCCAGCTCCGCCTGCTGGGGCGGCTCGGCGCGCGCGCGGGCCGCGTCGATGAGCGCCGGCGTCTCCGGGGCGTCCACGCGGAGCAGCGCGTTGGACACCGCGCGCCGCACGTCTCCGTCGGTGCCCAGGTACACGCGCACCAGGGCCTCCGCGGCCACGCGGCGGATGGCCCCTTCCTCCGAGCGAGCCTTCACGCCCGGCGTCTTCCAGGCCCACACCGAGCCGGCATCCCCCAGCGCGCGGGCGATGTGCCGCATGCGCTCGCGGTCCGGCCGGGCATCCAGGGCCTCCGCCAGCGCGCGCGTCGCCACCAGCCGCCGGCACAGGCCCAGGGCATCGAGCGCTGCTTCACCGCGAGGTCCCTCCTGTCGCGCGAACGCGATGAGCGCGTTCGCCGCATCGAGGGTCTCCAGCCGCGCCAGCGCCCCCGCCGCCGCGTGCAGGACCAGGGGCGGGGTGTCCCGCGCCTCGAGAAGCTCCATCCACAAGGGCGCCAGTCGCGCATCCCGCAGCGCGCCCGTGGCCTCCACCAGTCCCACCGTGAGCGCCAGTCGCGCGGACTCCCGCATGGGAAGCGATGACTTGTCCTGGGACGGAAACGCGAGCCGCTCCACCATGGGCCACAGTGCCTCGGGGCCGAGCGCCCGCAGCCCCGGCGCCGTCGCGGCCAGGGTGGCCTGCTTCTTCGCATCCATCGCGTCCACCCGCGAGGCGGCGACCGCCAGACGGAGGAACGCCTGGGGATGGGTTCGGCGGGCCCGGGTGATTTGCTCCTGAAGCAGGTGCTTCCACGCCGGGTGCGGCGTGGGGGCTTCGGTGGCCTGTGCGCTCAGCGCGGCCAGCAGCACGGCGGCGCCAAGTCCCAGTGGCAATCCGCGTCTCATCGGCCGCCCTCCCACCACTTCACGTTCGGAACCTGCCGTGCCGCCTGGGTGGCGCAGTGCACGTCGCCTTGCATCAGGTGGAAGGGGTCCCAGGCATCCACCCAATGCACGTGGATGCCGTACGCGCCGAGCGCCTGCTCGAACTGGACCTTGAACAGGTCCTGCCCGTCGATGATGGGGCCATGGGGGTCGGGCGCGACGACCTGCGTGGGCGTCAGCGACAGCAGGTTCAACGTCGCGGGTTGATACGCCGTCACGCCCTCCATGGCGTTCTGGAAGAGGAAGGGGACGCGGACGATGTCCTCCTCGGTGAGGCCCGTCGCCTCCTGGAGGATGGAGAGCTGCGTGTCGATTTCCAGCGCGGCCACGGCGCTCGCGTCCATCAGCTCGGGGTTGTCGAGCACCTCGGCGATGCGCGTCTCGGCGGGAACGGAGTACGCCCAGCTCAACCCCTCGAAGAGCTTCGCGTCCCCATGTCCCCGCGCCTGGGCCTCCTGGAGCATGCGCCGCGCGAGCGCGGGGTCGGCCACCAGCGCAATCCATCCGCGCGACGTGGGCGCGGGCAGGAAGCTGAAGGTCTCGTCCACGTGGTCCACGAACAGCCACGACGTGTCCACGTAGACGGGCGGCTGCATGCCCTGGGCCTCCAACAGCTTCGTGAAGCTGGGGTCGGGCTGGTAGTCGGGCCGGGTGTCGGGGCCTCGGCCACGGAACATCCGGCCCAGGGGATAGCGCACGCCGTCCTTCTCGTAGGGCGGGATGACCTCCGTGTTGCCGAAGGAGTTCAGCGTCTGGGAGGCCAGTGACATGCCCGGCTGGTACTGCTGGACGGCGGCGCGGTCGGGGCCTCGCAGCCAGAAGGCGATGCGGCCCGCGGCCCTGAGCGGCGCGTTCTCCGAGGTGTCGTAGAAGTGAGGACCCCGGTAGTGGACCTGGATGACGTGCTGGCTCCCTCCCGGGGCGGGCATCGACATGTAGGCCGGCTCGAAGTAGTCCTGGGGCCAGAGGTCGTCGACCGCGAACTCCGAGTACACCATCCGCTCACCGGTGCTCGCGAGCACGCCGCCCAGGTCCTGCCGGAACTGCGTGGCCCCGGTGCTGCCCAGGGGCTTGGAGACGAAGACGTTCCACGCGGGCGTGAGGTGATGGAACAACACCACCGGCGCGACCCGCATGCGGACGGTATCGGTGAACACCGGGTCGTGCGGATTGTTGCGGCCAATGGTGAGCACCACGTCCGCGAACCCGTCCCACTCCTCGAGGTCGCGGACGATGTCACGCCCTTCGATGGCCAGCTCCACGCCGCGCCGCACCTCGGCCGTCGTGAGGAACACCGTGTCGGGGAAGGCGCCGGAGACGAACTCGCCCCGGACGCGCTTGAACAGCCGCACCTTGCTGCTCGCGGCGCCCGACACGCTGACGGAGCCCACTGTTCCGGCGGGCGCCTTGCGCCAGGGGACGGTGCGCAGCCGCGCGAGGTCCTCCAGGTCCGCCTCGCCGTTGACCACGTCGTCCGCGGCGTCGTTGCACTGCGCCAGCGCGGTGTCGCTGATGCGGTCGGGGTCCATCGAGAAGGGACAGGCCCGCTCATCGTCATCGATGTTGGCCAGGAAGATGGCGCCGCGCTCGGCGGTCCAGGTGTCCTCGCCCTCGTCTTCCGAAGGGTTGTCGAGTTCGACGATGCCGTTGCGATTCACATCCGCGCGCAGGTCGACCACGGGCCGGAAGGGGCCTTCGAGCGGGTCCTGGGCGCCAGAGCCCGGTCCTGTGTCATCGGCGGTGGGGACACATCCGCTCGCCAACGCGAGGACCAGCGGCAGCGCACGGAGGGGCGGGGGTGGCGACATGAGGGGTCTCTCGGCCAGGGGACGCCATCCTGCAAGTCACGAAGGCGTGGGCCGAAAAGCCGTTGCGCCAGGAAACAGTCCTTTGACTTCGAACCCACCTGCCAGGTCCGCATTCCTGTGGCGTAACCTCTGACGCCCCGCGGTGTTCCCCCTGGTGTCATGCGCCTTCTGTCTGTCGGATTCCTGGCGGTCGTCGTGCTCTCATGTGCGAGCACGCCTCACCCCGCACCTGGAGGCGCGCCAGCTCGGCCCGCCTTTGATGAGGCGCGCGCGGTCCACGTCCTGCGGCGCCTGGCGTTCGGGCCATCGGCGCAGTCGCTGGCGGAGATGCGACGGTTGGGCGTGGAGGGCTGGATGGCGTCACAGCTCGCCCGTCCGGGAGCGCCCTTGCCGCCGGAGCTGGACGCGAAGCTCCAGGCGCTGCCCACGCTGACGATGTCCATGGCGGAGCTGGCGCGGGACTATCCGCCCAAGAAGCAGCGGGAGCAGGCGCTGCTCGACGGACGCGAGCTCCAGCGCCCCGCGCGCATCGGCCTGGAGCAGTCGGCCGCGAAGCTGCTGCGCGCGGTGGAGAGCCCCAACCAGCTCGAAGAGGTGCTGGTGGACTTCTGGTTCAACCACTTCAACGTGTCCGCGGACAAGGGCGCGGTCCGGTGGATGGTGACGTCCTACGAGCGCGACGCCATTCGCCCGAATGTCTTCGGCAACTTCCGGGAGCTGCTCGGGGCCACGGCGCGCCACCCGGCGATGCTCTTCTACCTGGACAACTGGCGCAGCACCCGGGACGGCATGCCCGAGCGCATGTCGCGCGACGCCCTGATGGAGGACGACGAGGCCCCGGAGCCCACCGAACCGAAGCCCGGCCTCAACGAGAACTACGCCCGCGAGCTGCTGGAGCTGCACACGTTGGGCGTGGAGGGTGGCTATACCCAGCAGGACGTGCGCGAGGTGGCGCGGTGCTTCACCGGCTGGAGCATCCGCCAGCCGCGCAAGGCGCCCGCGTTCTTCTTCCGCCGCCGAGCGCATGACGCGGAGGACAAGCAGGTGTTGGGGCAGCGCATCCCGGGGAGCCGGAGCGAGGCGGACGGCGAGCACGTGTTGGACCTGCTCGCGCGGCATCCCTCCACCGCGCGCCACGTGGCGACCCGGCTGGCGCGGCGCTTCGTCTCGGACGCGCCTCCGCCCGAGCTGGTGGAGCGGGTGGCGCAGGTGTTCCTCGCCTCGAAGGGCGATTTGCCCACGGTGTATCGCGCGCTCTTTCAGTCCCCGGAGTTCTTGGCGGAGGCGGCACGTGGCACGAAGGTGAAGACACCCTTCGAGTTCGTGGTGTCGGCGCTGCGCGCCACGGACGCGGAGGTGACGGTGCGGCCCCGCCTGGTCCAATCGCTGGCGAAGATGGGCGAGCCGCTCTTCCGCGCACCGGCGCCCACCGGCTTCCCCGAGGTGTCCGCGCCCTGGGTGAACAGCGGCTCGTTGGTGGCCCGGCTCAACTTCAGCCTGGAGCTCGTCTCCGGACGGATGCCGGGGACGAAGGTGGCGCTCCAGGCCCTGGCGACACCCGCCGCGCCCACGGAGGAGGCCTGGGTGGACGCACTGGGTCATGCGTTGCTGGGCGCGCCCCCCTCACACGAGACGCGCGCCACCATCCTGGACGCACTCTCCCAGCGAGCGGAGGCCGCCAGTGCGGTGGGCGAGCAGCGTCCGGTGGACGTGCCGCTCATCGCGGGGCTGCTGCTCGGGTCCCCGGAGTTTCAGAAGCAGTAGGCATGCGCTTCCTCCGTGGCCTTGCCTCCGCCCGAGGAAGCGTTGAATTCCCTCACACGGATATCGGCGGAATCTCTTTCGCGCTCTTTCGTTCACGTGCGCGATGAGTTGCTCTTTGAAGTGCGAAGTCGAATGGAAGCGCTGGCCTGGTGTGGAAGCAGGCGGCAGGCGGCCCATTGCCCGGTCGTGGGCACTCCTCGTGCTCGTGCTCCTGACGGGCTGCCCGCTCGCGGAGAACTACACCGACGATGCGGGGCCAAGGTACAGCGGGGACCACCGGCCACCGGGCCCCGTCGCGACCGAAGTCCCTTCCTCGGTCACCTTCGTGGCCTTCAACCTCGCCTTCTCCG
This genomic window from Myxococcus hansupus contains:
- the queC gene encoding 7-cyano-7-deazaguanine synthase QueC, which codes for MVKRAVVLISGGLDSTTCLAMAKAKGFEPVCLAVAYGQRHAVELEQAKKVCAAMGVSDFRVVSIDLRQVGGSALTADIEVPKDRPADEMSHGIPVTYVPARNALFLSLALGLAEVVGSTDIYIGVNAVDYSGYPDCRPEFIRAFESMANLATKAGAEGARFTVHAPLSGLTKADIIREGVKLGVDYGLTHSCYDPDAQGRACGRCDSCVLRKKGFEDAGVPDPTRYTESA
- a CDS encoding M15 family metallopeptidase — its product is MTPRARWGGAVALMLASSAALAEDAGTPKAASPLVDATTVVADLVVDLRYATEDNFLKRKVYPDSARCLLLPESAQRLKKAADALRAKGYRLKVYDCYRPRAVQWEMWKIMPVPGYVANPRTGSNHNRGGAVDLTLTTLDGQEVEMPTPFDTFSPSAHHGYAGGTEASRKHREILREAMEGVGFKRNRMEWWHYDLPDAKTRPVLDVPFPPP
- a CDS encoding YfbK domain-containing protein — its product is MKPAFFHVLCALSLLVAAPVLASGGPPQGLSALGVVVRAGARTPLAGVSVVATSPVLAEPRTTVTNAEGAYGFSNLAEGVYSLRFEKESFQTFVRADLTVMPGKQVRVDVALSPVTPSQPLVLAQPLPDDRERAPAWTLQHLPVLVPDGAWQAIFRASLGKPVSGIETRGFGVNPTIDTEESRVSEYPVAADTSTYAVARDYLSRDILPGEGVVRTEAFINSFDLGSEGEPYGPFLLHVEGFPSPSRKGYHVVRVTVTAREAVREVGVQLEFNRKAVARYRLVGYEYLSPSPEPLGSGEEMKMFPLEAGQSITAIHEVKVQGPSIAFGLLRVRYEQGTSRSWRRVQMLMPSSTLRSEYSRATASTRLAYVASAFAEKLRGSFWTRTLDWPRLLSLWEGIGEPLRGRKDVVALGSLIRKAQALDTRKERFERLMPSGSSDFDDVPSLGN
- a CDS encoding sensor histidine kinase — protein: MLRRLLPTLIALLLGFVGLAWGLGYLQRIFAAERDDAQSSLDSRREALEQYARASLAQSLRDRLESARAALETAAQDPLAPAAGLYLRERGTQLLPRLALHDTADDTPAKERYAGLRAGTERADEVEDPWAERLALIREVDRALTRGDRRASTVALMALLQHRSQYVLASTRDVPGFLVVLESLAERGDPVPQLMHSLVRDGLADGRSGRLDGLQRLLLLRRARFTHADFAFLHGRIVALSKKVGVPVADFEARAAELAAEPLPLPESLPGPVLVRSGWYLEPRGGRHVRGVAVDAGALLQSLTQEMRERGLLESDGQVRLLADAEVLPLEALPLSVDTPEWARAQGALERRYRLKTGMVALCAVLALGIAALAFVAQHRKLRFLELKSDFVATVSHELRTPLASIRLLAETLEWRLAEGTDARDYPSRIVREADGLGFLVENLLSFNRIDKGRWVPRLEPVRLDELVAQLRRDLESWSKVPVELEADVGERTLRADGQLLRLLLSNLARNACAYNTRSPVRLRVEALDDGRVRFSDNGVGIPQAQWERAFEEFVRLPGQGVNAPGSGLGLALCRRIMRVHGGTLRVATSSPEGTTFELRFPHTVTT
- a CDS encoding response regulator transcription factor codes for the protein MTSSVPALLLVEDDANLRLALRDNLENQGGYRVEEATCVREAREHLGRGDFQLILLDVMLPDGDGYTLCRALREEGVTTPVLMLTARTLEDDVVRGFESGAQDYLGKPYRLRELLARVGALVRRSGAAPVKGLRFAGYRLDLDRRKVETPEGTPVELTRKEFDLLAFLVRERERVLRRDEILDAVWGRDVVVDPHTVDNFVSSLKKKLGWNSTSRFAIQTVRGVGYRMEIEAA
- a CDS encoding protein-arginine deiminase family protein, which produces MSPPPPLRALPLVLALASGCVPTADDTGPGSGAQDPLEGPFRPVVDLRADVNRNGIVELDNPSEDEGEDTWTAERGAIFLANIDDDERACPFSMDPDRISDTALAQCNDAADDVVNGEADLEDLARLRTVPWRKAPAGTVGSVSVSGAASSKVRLFKRVRGEFVSGAFPDTVFLTTAEVRRGVELAIEGRDIVRDLEEWDGFADVVLTIGRNNPHDPVFTDTVRMRVAPVVLFHHLTPAWNVFVSKPLGSTGATQFRQDLGGVLASTGERMVYSEFAVDDLWPQDYFEPAYMSMPAPGGSQHVIQVHYRGPHFYDTSENAPLRAAGRIAFWLRGPDRAAVQQYQPGMSLASQTLNSFGNTEVIPPYEKDGVRYPLGRMFRGRGPDTRPDYQPDPSFTKLLEAQGMQPPVYVDTSWLFVDHVDETFSFLPAPTSRGWIALVADPALARRMLQEAQARGHGDAKLFEGLSWAYSVPAETRIAEVLDNPELMDASAVAALEIDTQLSILQEATGLTEEDIVRVPFLFQNAMEGVTAYQPATLNLLSLTPTQVVAPDPHGPIIDGQDLFKVQFEQALGAYGIHVHWVDAWDPFHLMQGDVHCATQAARQVPNVKWWEGGR